The Metabacillus sediminilitoris genome window below encodes:
- a CDS encoding YwqH-like family protein: MSYLSYLQSQLSEKKEQLIRLQNCVSKLDGLQSEFIQHQKFIKDPELTSTTWQGTLATKFEEIREDLSFSYKDISQTQLNNALTTIENKIEAIHAEIQSLQSSIAAEKARIEMERRRERAEQR, translated from the coding sequence TTGTCCTATTTATCATATTTGCAATCACAACTAAGTGAAAAAAAGGAACAGTTAATTCGATTACAAAATTGCGTCTCAAAGTTAGACGGTTTGCAATCGGAATTTATTCAACATCAAAAGTTCATTAAAGACCCAGAACTTACCTCAACTACGTGGCAAGGAACATTAGCCACTAAATTTGAAGAGATTCGAGAAGACCTTTCTTTTTCCTACAAAGATATTTCACAAACACAATTGAACAACGCATTAACGACGATTGAAAATAAAATCGAAGCAATTCATGCCGAAATTCAGTCCTTACAAAGTAGTATTGCAGCTGAAAAAGCGCGAATTGAAATGGAAAGAAGAAGAGAAAGGGCTGAACAACGATGA
- a CDS encoding nuclease-related domain-containing protein, translating into MIVKEREKPILLEHLEALIRRLHHDQQKRRHVLEDYNKKLSGYKGELAINYPLSFLREDQYFILHDVRLFDGCHFFQMDTLIVSKKFFLIIEVKNIAGTLTFDSDSHQLVRTTEEKEEAFPHPVNQVLRHRMQLKNWLDNNDCPSIPIETLVVIANERSIIKTANQHTFPKQVIPAYMIPNKIFELEKKYSNEKIDELDMIIGALLEDHVPLTPNPLKKYQIQPSLDLVKGVQCPSCLKFPMNRIHGKWLCMKCEVKSENAHLLALKDYSLLIHSTISNKEAREYLHVLSHDVVKRLFQTIGLETVGMNKGRKYKLSIGVLNSLLEKGRST; encoded by the coding sequence ATGATTGTAAAAGAACGCGAAAAACCTATTTTGCTGGAACATCTAGAGGCACTGATTAGACGTTTGCATCATGATCAACAGAAACGTAGGCATGTTTTAGAGGATTATAATAAGAAGTTAAGCGGATATAAGGGAGAGTTAGCGATAAATTATCCTTTAAGCTTTCTTCGCGAAGACCAATACTTTATTTTGCATGATGTAAGACTTTTTGATGGTTGTCATTTTTTTCAAATGGACACATTGATTGTTTCGAAGAAGTTTTTTCTTATTATTGAAGTGAAAAATATTGCGGGTACACTCACTTTTGATTCAGATTCCCATCAGTTAGTCCGTACAACAGAAGAGAAGGAAGAGGCATTTCCCCATCCTGTTAATCAAGTGTTACGTCATCGAATGCAGCTTAAAAATTGGCTTGATAATAACGATTGCCCCTCGATCCCGATTGAAACCTTAGTTGTCATCGCAAATGAACGCTCCATCATTAAAACTGCAAACCAACATACATTCCCCAAGCAAGTGATTCCAGCCTATATGATTCCAAATAAAATATTCGAGCTAGAGAAGAAATATTCTAATGAAAAGATAGACGAGCTAGATATGATCATAGGTGCTCTACTTGAAGATCATGTTCCTCTCACTCCTAATCCTTTGAAAAAGTATCAAATTCAACCATCATTAGATCTTGTAAAAGGTGTACAGTGTCCATCTTGTTTAAAGTTCCCAATGAATCGAATTCATGGAAAATGGCTGTGCATGAAATGTGAGGTGAAATCAGAGAATGCGCACCTTCTTGCTTTAAAAGATTATTCTCTTTTGATTCATTCTACAATAAGCAACAAAGAGGCAAGGGAGTATTTACATGTTCTTTCACATGATGTGGTTAAAAGATTATTTCAGACAATCGGTTTAGAGACTGTAGGAATGAACAAAGGAAGGAAGTATAAATTGAGTATAGGAGTGCTGAATAGTCTGTTAGAAAAGGGAAGATCGACTTGA
- a CDS encoding YpzG family protein, producing MGSNQKKSFYDNLYSNPFNQPWANPKHAQSQVNGQTQLTQHNIILKRQTRKQA from the coding sequence ATGGGTTCAAATCAGAAAAAAAGTTTTTATGATAATCTCTATTCTAATCCATTTAATCAGCCTTGGGCTAATCCGAAGCATGCGCAGTCTCAAGTTAATGGGCAAACACAACTAACTCAGCATAACATCATTCTAAAAAGACAAACTAGAAAGCAAGCGTAA
- a CDS encoding small, acid-soluble spore protein K, whose amino-acid sequence MRNKAKGFPNLNNNKLEGEPRAKAEYASKRADGTTNTHPQERMRASGNRENPYS is encoded by the coding sequence TTGCGCAATAAAGCTAAAGGATTTCCCAATCTGAACAACAACAAGTTGGAAGGCGAACCAAGAGCTAAAGCAGAATATGCTTCTAAACGAGCAGATGGTACCACTAATACTCATCCGCAGGAACGGATGAGAGCGTCTGGTAACCGTGAAAATCCTTACTCTTAA
- a CDS encoding YfhH family protein has translation MKVNQKRYSEMSEFELTNEIATLKEKARKAEQLGIVNEFAVLERKITMAKSYTLNPNHYKPEEVYEIEGAPGESFKINYMNGIFAWGYRLSSPNVEEALPIAMLMKEK, from the coding sequence ATGAAAGTGAATCAAAAACGTTATAGTGAAATGTCAGAATTTGAATTAACGAATGAAATTGCTACTCTTAAAGAGAAGGCACGTAAAGCGGAACAGCTTGGTATTGTTAATGAATTTGCTGTATTAGAACGAAAAATTACAATGGCTAAATCATATACGCTGAATCCAAATCACTATAAACCAGAAGAAGTATATGAGATCGAAGGAGCACCAGGCGAATCATTTAAAATTAATTATATGAACGGGATCTTTGCATGGGGCTATCGTTTATCAAGCCCAAATGTGGAAGAAGCCTTACCAATTGCAATGTTAATGAAGGAAAAGTAA
- a CDS encoding YusW family protein codes for MKKVTSALLVTALAVSVTGQVSAEEIKQPAPIVQNVDVNNLWKQIDTFQATVVLQDEKYKVTYDDNDGIVHVKIKKETGKEEIEVTGQEASDKVVEFVKDLDLSKNLSKEEVINRLSAALGVEPSEVEKADADITLTNHASVSFSYKQGEKTQVINPYELQKLDAKLEAKDGSFYHIRFLLNKNGIQALVKEKTEEGLKTFKGTAALEEIHRIKDGLIPANDTTWNGYLDQVSDVLGVEVTDITKADLKVQFANNTKVDVDFNR; via the coding sequence ATGAAAAAAGTAACATCTGCTCTTTTAGTAACTGCTTTAGCTGTTAGTGTAACTGGACAAGTTTCTGCAGAGGAAATCAAACAACCTGCGCCAATTGTACAAAATGTTGATGTAAATAATCTTTGGAAGCAAATTGACACATTTCAAGCAACAGTTGTCCTTCAAGATGAAAAGTACAAAGTTACTTACGATGACAATGATGGAATCGTTCATGTGAAAATTAAGAAGGAAACAGGTAAAGAGGAGATAGAGGTAACAGGTCAGGAAGCAAGCGACAAAGTCGTTGAATTTGTAAAAGACCTTGATTTATCAAAAAACCTAAGCAAGGAAGAAGTGATTAATCGCCTTTCAGCTGCTTTAGGTGTTGAACCTTCAGAAGTAGAAAAAGCGGATGCAGATATCACACTAACAAATCATGCAAGTGTATCATTCTCCTACAAACAAGGGGAAAAAACACAAGTAATCAATCCTTATGAGCTTCAAAAGCTAGACGCTAAACTTGAAGCGAAAGATGGAAGCTTTTATCACATTCGCTTTTTATTAAACAAAAATGGTATCCAAGCATTAGTGAAGGAAAAGACTGAAGAGGGCTTAAAAACATTTAAAGGTACTGCTGCACTTGAAGAAATTCATCGTATAAAAGATGGTCTTATCCCAGCAAATGATACAACTTGGAATGGATATTTAGACCAAGTATCGGATGTACTAGGTGTAGAAGTAACAGATATTACAAAAGCGGATCTTAAAGTTCAATTTGCTAATAATACAAAAGTAGATGTGGATTTTAACAGATAA
- a CDS encoding metal-dependent hydrolase → MDTGTHVVMGIALGGLSTLDPAVGLDNPTAHAVMLGALIGSQAPDLDTILKLRNNAKYIRNHRGITHSIPAIFLWSILITGMITIFLPESNLLHLYLWTLLAIVLHVFVDIFNAYGTQALRPFTKKWIALGIINTFDPFIFIAHLVGISIWLIGGHPGYTFLGVYLVLIGYYVVRIMMKRNIVHKLHKLLPHIEQVIISPTMRFRKWHIAIMTKTSFHVARSENGEIILLDEFERIPVPQTDIIRAAEKDDNISAFLSFSPVYRWEVDEYTDHYEVRFIDLRYRSKGYYPFVAIVQLDQDLNIVSSYTGWIFSEEKLRKKLELIPE, encoded by the coding sequence TTGGATACTGGAACACATGTCGTGATGGGTATTGCATTAGGTGGATTATCAACATTAGATCCAGCTGTAGGATTAGATAATCCAACAGCACATGCCGTGATGCTTGGTGCACTCATTGGATCGCAGGCACCTGATCTTGATACCATTTTAAAACTTAGAAATAATGCGAAATATATTCGAAATCATCGAGGAATCACCCATTCCATCCCAGCGATCTTTTTATGGTCAATTTTAATAACAGGTATGATTACCATTTTTCTACCTGAAAGTAATTTGCTCCATTTATATTTATGGACATTACTTGCTATTGTCCTCCATGTTTTTGTTGATATCTTCAATGCATATGGTACCCAAGCTTTAAGACCATTTACAAAAAAATGGATTGCGCTGGGCATTATTAATACATTTGATCCATTTATTTTTATCGCACATCTCGTTGGTATTTCCATTTGGTTGATAGGTGGTCACCCTGGTTATACTTTTTTAGGTGTATATCTCGTGCTAATTGGCTACTACGTGGTTCGAATCATGATGAAAAGGAATATCGTTCATAAGCTGCATAAGCTACTGCCTCACATTGAACAAGTAATCATTTCACCAACAATGAGATTTCGCAAATGGCATATTGCGATCATGACAAAGACAAGTTTTCATGTAGCAAGATCAGAAAATGGGGAAATCATCCTTTTAGATGAATTTGAACGTATACCTGTTCCCCAAACAGACATTATACGAGCAGCAGAAAAGGATGACAACATTTCCGCTTTTCTTTCCTTTTCACCTGTCTATCGCTGGGAAGTCGATGAGTATACAGATCATTATGAAGTTCGCTTTATTGACTTACGTTACCGCAGCAAAGGTTACTATCCTTTTGTCGCAATCGTACAGCTTGATCAGGATTTAAACATTGTAAGCTCATACACTGGCTGGATCTTTAGTGAAGAAAAACTTCGTAAAAAGCTTGAATTAATACCAGAGTAA
- a CDS encoding UDP-glucose dehydrogenase family protein: MKIAIIGTGYVGLVTGVALSEIGHNVTCIDINPEKIELLAKGISPIYEPGLEELMVKNIEIGNLQFTSNHIIGLKDAEVVYIAVGTPQGEDGAADLSYIFQAARDIGQNITRDVVVVTKSTVPLGTNYKVKELVLLNLQGNHSVEVVSNPEFLREGSAVYDSFNGDRIVIGADNPEAANLIEEVNIPFGLPIIKTSISSAEMIKYAANAFLATKISFINEIANLSEKVGADISEVAKGIGQDERIGSKFLNAGIGFGGSCFPKDTKALLKISEEVDHDFHLIKSVIDINEKQKINLVEKAKERFGSLKGKRISLLGLAFKPDTDDMREAASISVARNLIDEGAEVIGYDPIAIENAKKVLPESVTYVNYIEDAIKQSDIVFLLTDWKEIVEKALILSSLFMDQPIIFDGRNCYTVEAAKKYHVEYISIGREPVIPDGKKESKTSLVASF; this comes from the coding sequence ATGAAAATTGCGATTATCGGAACAGGCTATGTAGGATTGGTGACAGGTGTAGCTTTGTCTGAAATAGGTCACAACGTCACTTGTATTGATATTAACCCCGAAAAGATCGAACTTCTTGCAAAAGGGATTTCACCCATTTATGAACCGGGTTTAGAGGAATTGATGGTAAAAAACATTGAGATTGGAAATCTTCAATTTACTTCAAATCATATTATCGGATTGAAGGATGCTGAAGTTGTTTATATAGCTGTAGGTACTCCACAAGGAGAAGATGGCGCAGCAGACCTTTCTTATATTTTCCAAGCTGCTCGAGATATTGGCCAAAACATTACCCGCGATGTTGTTGTTGTGACAAAAAGCACAGTTCCACTAGGTACGAACTATAAAGTGAAAGAATTAGTTTTATTAAATCTACAAGGAAATCACAGTGTCGAAGTCGTCTCAAATCCTGAATTCTTACGAGAAGGGTCAGCTGTTTATGATTCTTTCAATGGAGATCGGATTGTCATCGGAGCAGATAATCCAGAGGCTGCTAACTTAATAGAAGAAGTGAATATACCTTTTGGTCTTCCGATTATAAAAACAAGTATTAGTAGCGCAGAGATGATTAAATACGCAGCAAATGCATTTTTAGCAACGAAAATTTCTTTCATCAATGAAATTGCTAATCTATCTGAAAAAGTTGGTGCGGATATTAGTGAAGTTGCGAAAGGAATTGGTCAAGATGAACGGATCGGTTCGAAATTCCTTAATGCCGGCATTGGTTTTGGCGGTTCTTGCTTCCCGAAAGATACAAAGGCATTACTTAAAATTTCCGAAGAAGTTGATCATGATTTCCATCTCATTAAATCTGTTATCGATATTAATGAAAAACAAAAGATTAACCTCGTGGAAAAAGCCAAAGAACGCTTCGGGTCACTTAAAGGAAAACGAATTTCCCTGCTTGGTCTTGCATTTAAACCGGATACGGATGATATGCGCGAGGCAGCTTCAATTAGTGTTGCTAGAAATTTAATAGATGAAGGTGCTGAAGTGATTGGATATGATCCAATTGCCATTGAAAATGCCAAGAAAGTCCTCCCAGAATCTGTTACATATGTTAACTATATTGAAGATGCGATTAAACAGTCAGATATCGTCTTCCTTTTAACAGATTGGAAGGAGATTGTTGAAAAAGCATTAATCCTATCAAGTCTCTTTATGGATCAACCGATTATCTTTGATGGTCGTAACTGTTATACAGTAGAAGCTGCAAAAAAATACCATGTTGAATATATCTCAATCGGCAGGGAACCTGTTATTCCGGATGGTAAAAAAGAGAGCAAAACATCACTTGTTGCATCTTTTTAA
- a CDS encoding DUF5344 family protein, producing MSQEMKIRYGDVEDAVSKMEAAADAFETTLAKDVASGNELDVVTKLNEINNLLEEIGQTYKNVLKDNNQSVLKTIQNLKEVDQDISSSIKSR from the coding sequence ATGAGCCAGGAAATGAAAATTCGTTATGGAGATGTTGAAGATGCGGTCTCTAAAATGGAAGCTGCAGCAGATGCTTTTGAAACTACTTTAGCGAAAGATGTGGCAAGCGGGAATGAATTAGATGTTGTTACAAAATTAAATGAAATAAATAACCTGTTAGAAGAGATTGGTCAGACATATAAAAATGTATTAAAAGACAATAATCAGTCTGTGCTTAAAACCATACAAAACTTAAAAGAGGTTGATCAAGACATCTCCTCCTCTATTAAGTCACGTTAG
- a CDS encoding YfhJ family protein — protein MEIYFERLTNELLSKNKSMSYTQARTWIELLWEDFESTHAKTGKEYRGKEVTEQVVRQLITHYGDKLHEFIATNPKYSHLLNSDDGVKH, from the coding sequence ATGGAAATCTACTTTGAACGATTAACGAATGAATTATTAAGTAAAAACAAAAGCATGTCTTATACTCAAGCAAGAACATGGATTGAATTACTTTGGGAAGATTTTGAATCCACTCATGCAAAAACAGGCAAAGAATATCGTGGGAAAGAAGTAACAGAACAAGTCGTAAGACAGTTGATCACACATTACGGTGATAAGCTTCACGAATTTATTGCTACAAATCCAAAATATAGTCATTTATTAAATAGTGATGATGGTGTAAAGCATTAA
- the recX gene encoding recombination regulator RecX, with translation MAIITKITSQKHTDDRYNIFIDDGKGEKFAFSVDQDVLIRFQLKKGKELDEFEILDIQYGDAVKKAYNKAIEYLSYRMRSIKEVEDHLRKKEYNDAIIHEVILKLKEYKYVDDLEFAKAFVKTHWQTNGKGPSVIKRELAGKGIEQAMIEQALVQYDQEAQIEEAINHAEKVLKKNNNLSTVQLKQKIEQHLMRKGFSYSVISIALEEVSVEQDESEEWMALQKHAEKAKKKYQNEEPYQYKMKMKQFLYRKGFEIELIERYLDEH, from the coding sequence ATGGCGATTATTACAAAAATTACTTCTCAAAAACACACTGATGATCGATATAATATTTTTATAGATGATGGTAAGGGAGAAAAATTTGCTTTTAGTGTTGATCAGGACGTTCTCATACGATTTCAGCTTAAAAAAGGTAAAGAGCTTGATGAATTCGAGATTCTTGATATTCAATATGGGGATGCGGTAAAGAAGGCGTATAATAAAGCTATAGAATATTTGAGCTATCGCATGCGCTCCATTAAGGAAGTGGAAGACCATTTACGTAAAAAAGAATACAATGACGCGATTATTCACGAAGTCATTTTAAAGCTGAAAGAATATAAATATGTGGATGATCTAGAGTTTGCAAAAGCTTTTGTGAAAACACATTGGCAAACAAATGGAAAAGGGCCAAGTGTAATTAAACGGGAGCTTGCCGGCAAAGGCATTGAACAAGCAATGATCGAACAAGCCTTAGTCCAATATGATCAAGAGGCTCAAATAGAAGAAGCAATCAATCATGCTGAAAAAGTACTGAAAAAAAACAACAATCTTTCAACAGTACAGCTAAAGCAAAAGATCGAGCAGCATTTAATGAGGAAAGGTTTTTCTTATTCGGTGATTTCTATTGCCTTAGAAGAAGTGTCCGTTGAACAGGATGAATCTGAAGAATGGATGGCCCTGCAAAAACATGCTGAAAAGGCAAAAAAGAAATATCAGAATGAAGAACCTTATCAATATAAAATGAAAATGAAGCAGTTTTTATACAGAAAAGGGTTTGAGATCGAATTAATTGAACGATATTTAGACGAACATTAA